A window from Electrophorus electricus isolate fEleEle1 chromosome 7, fEleEle1.pri, whole genome shotgun sequence encodes these proteins:
- the LOC113580179 gene encoding protein mono-ADP-ribosyltransferase PARP11-like isoform X2 gives MHCSTNDKCVQQHLENTMFPTKISEEETCEEEMDTSEPNWHWFYLAECGVWHMFETDPSAGCSVTSDQIEQNYTRNQHGSMDFYTPKYTYRLDFSVMKQINVTTGKQRPIKRALHSVTGFRFICDNLALPVPCHWERVNTDEPYQLISLCRDTFEYKEVARLFERTMVQPIKSIQRIQNLDLWEFFCRKKAQLRKIKRVIDIEERMLFHGTGHSNIQAICTYNFDWRLTGSHGSYFARDAKYSSKFCHSTSKHNFTLQRHGLAPPIFQSEPPYKCMFLARVVVGEYTVGHPHFCRPPSKDLSISNFFDSCVDDLMNPKIFVIFDSNQIYPEYLIEFY, from the exons aTGCACTGCTCGACAAACGACAAGTGTGTTCAGCAACACCTGGAGAACACCATGTTTCCCACCAAGATCTCAGAAGAAGAGACTTGTGAAGAGGAAATGGATACGTCAGAACCGAACTGGCACTGGTTCTACCTCGCAGAGTGTGGGGTGTGGCATATGTTTGAA ACTGATCCCAGTGCAGGATGTTCAGTGACCAGCGATCAGATTGAACAGAACTACACCAGAAATCAACATGGTTCCATGGACTTCTATACACCCAAATATACATACAGATTAGATTTTTCAG TTATGAAACAGATCAATGTTACAACTGGGAAACAGAGACCTATAAAAAGGGCCCTGCATTCCGTCACTGGATTTAG ATTCATCTGTGATAACCTGGCTCTTCCAGTACCGTGTCACTGGGAAAGAGTTAACACCGATGAGCCATATCAG CTCATCTCTCTTTGCAGAGACACGTTTGAGTACAAAGAAGTAGCCAGGCTGTTTGAGAGGACCATGGTCCAGCCTATCAAATCCATCCAGAGAATACAGAACCTGGACCTGTGGGAGTTTTTCTGCAG GAAAAAGGCACAATTGAGAAAGATTAAACGTGTTATAGACATTGAGGAGCGAATGCTGTTTCATGGGACAGGTCATAGTAACATCCAGGCCATATGCACGTACAACTTTGACTGGCGGCTAACAGGAAGCCACG GAAGCTATTTTGCTCGTGATGCCAAGTACTCTAGCAAGTTTTGCCACTCGACAAGCAAGCATAACTTCACCCTGCAGAGGCATGGTCTGGCCCCTCCCATCTTCCAATCTGAGCCTCCATACAAGTGCATGTTCCTGGCACGGGTGGTCGTGGGCGAGTACACTGTGGGCCACCCACATTTCTGCCGCCCACCCTCCAAAGACCTGAGCATATCCAACTTCTTCGACAGCTGCGTGGATGACTTGATGAACCCCAAGATCTTTGTCATATTTGACAGCAACCAGATCTACCCGGAGTACCTTATCGAATTTTACTGA
- the LOC113580179 gene encoding protein mono-ADP-ribosyltransferase PARP11-like isoform X1, whose product MHCSTNDKCVQQHLENTMFPTKISEEETCEEEMDTSEPNWHWFYLAECGVWHMFETDPSAGCSVTSDQIEQNYTRNQHGSMDFYTPKYTYRLDFSVMKQINVTTGKQRPIKRALHSVTGFRFICDNLALPVPCHWERVNTDEPYQLISLCRDTFEYKEVARLFERTMVQPIKSIQRIQNLDLWEFFCRKKAQLRKIKRVIDIEERMLFHGTGHSNIQAICTYNFDWRLTGSHGDVYGKGSYFARDAKYSSKFCHSTSKHNFTLQRHGLAPPIFQSEPPYKCMFLARVVVGEYTVGHPHFCRPPSKDLSISNFFDSCVDDLMNPKIFVIFDSNQIYPEYLIEFY is encoded by the exons aTGCACTGCTCGACAAACGACAAGTGTGTTCAGCAACACCTGGAGAACACCATGTTTCCCACCAAGATCTCAGAAGAAGAGACTTGTGAAGAGGAAATGGATACGTCAGAACCGAACTGGCACTGGTTCTACCTCGCAGAGTGTGGGGTGTGGCATATGTTTGAA ACTGATCCCAGTGCAGGATGTTCAGTGACCAGCGATCAGATTGAACAGAACTACACCAGAAATCAACATGGTTCCATGGACTTCTATACACCCAAATATACATACAGATTAGATTTTTCAG TTATGAAACAGATCAATGTTACAACTGGGAAACAGAGACCTATAAAAAGGGCCCTGCATTCCGTCACTGGATTTAG ATTCATCTGTGATAACCTGGCTCTTCCAGTACCGTGTCACTGGGAAAGAGTTAACACCGATGAGCCATATCAG CTCATCTCTCTTTGCAGAGACACGTTTGAGTACAAAGAAGTAGCCAGGCTGTTTGAGAGGACCATGGTCCAGCCTATCAAATCCATCCAGAGAATACAGAACCTGGACCTGTGGGAGTTTTTCTGCAG GAAAAAGGCACAATTGAGAAAGATTAAACGTGTTATAGACATTGAGGAGCGAATGCTGTTTCATGGGACAGGTCATAGTAACATCCAGGCCATATGCACGTACAACTTTGACTGGCGGCTAACAGGAAGCCACGGTGACGTCTATGGCAAAG GAAGCTATTTTGCTCGTGATGCCAAGTACTCTAGCAAGTTTTGCCACTCGACAAGCAAGCATAACTTCACCCTGCAGAGGCATGGTCTGGCCCCTCCCATCTTCCAATCTGAGCCTCCATACAAGTGCATGTTCCTGGCACGGGTGGTCGTGGGCGAGTACACTGTGGGCCACCCACATTTCTGCCGCCCACCCTCCAAAGACCTGAGCATATCCAACTTCTTCGACAGCTGCGTGGATGACTTGATGAACCCCAAGATCTTTGTCATATTTGACAGCAACCAGATCTACCCGGAGTACCTTATCGAATTTTACTGA
- the LOC113580199 gene encoding calcitonin gene-related peptide 2, with product MDHLTVSVLLFLLPALLLPCAAPPPSNRYIISSNEQADDSPEEEGWMVPGLSTSPFLRFTGSQPQRALATVSSHQHHIEKRKCNTATCVTQRLADFLIRSSNAIGTVYAPTNVGSSTYGKRDLLQMPNSLLL from the exons ATGGATCATCTGACGGTGTCTGTCCTGCTCTTCCTGCTCCCTGCTCTGCTGCTGCCTTGTGCAGCCCCTCCTCCGAGCAACAG GTACATCATTTCCTCCAATGAGCAGGCAGACGATTCACCTGAGGAGGAGGGCTGGATGGTTCCAGGATTGTCCACAAGCCCGTTCCTGAGATTCACAGGGTCGCAACCTCAGAGAGCACTCGCCACTGTCAGCAG CCACCAGCACCACATAGAGAAGAGGAAATGCAACACAGCCACCTGCGTCACCCAGAGGCTGGCAGACTTCCTCATCCGCTCCAGCAATGCCATCGGCACCGTCTACGCCCCCACCAACGTGGGCTCCAGCACCTACGGCAAGAGAGACCTGCTCCAGATGCCCAACTCGCTGCTTCTCTAG
- the pyroxd1 gene encoding pyridine nucleotide-disulfide oxidoreductase domain-containing protein 1 isoform X2, whose translation MATASQSEVQFRFVVAGGGIAGVTCAQQLASQFPSLDIVLLTAAPMVKTVSNFRQVSKTLEDFEVEEQPSSVLEEKYPNLKVIQSAVTVLHAKQHTLLTENGQVFHYEKLCVCTGARPKLIIQDNPHVLGIRDTDSAQEFQKRLSSAKRIVVVGNGGIALELVYEVEGCEVIWAVKDKAIGNAFIDAGAAQFIIPSLEAEKPKKALPCKRTRYTTDKDTAPNTGSEGPGSALGPDWHESISLRGAEQVSHRVHVEYECEIEKVYSQQEFMQSPLYTQKTNLGVWPIYAQLSNGKTYGCDFIVSATGVVPNTEPFLHGNNFDLAEDHGLKVDEHMQTSEPDVYAAGDVCTAGWEPSAFWQQMRLWTQARQMGWYAARSMAADILGEAIELDFCFELFSHITKFFNYKVVLLGKFNAQGLGQDHELLVRCTKGLEYVKVVLRGGRMMGAILIGETDLEETFENLILNQMDLSPYGQELLNPNIDIEDYFD comes from the exons ATGGCGACCGCCTCACAGTCAGAGGTGCAGTTCAGATTTGTGGTAGCAGGTGGAGGAATCGCTGGAGTTACCTGCGCACAACAG CTGGCGTCCCAGTTTCCATCTCTGGACATTGTCCTTCTCACAGCTGCTCCGATGGTGAAGACCGTGTCGAATTTCAGAcag GTGTCTAAAACCTTGGAGGACTTTGAAGTTGAAGAGCAACCATCCAGTGTTTTAGAGGAGAAGTATCCGAACCTGAAAGTTATTCAGTCTGCTGTCACAGTCCTCCACGCCAAGCAACAC ACACTCCTGACTGAGAATGGACAGGTATTCCATTATGAgaagctgtgtgtctgtactgggGCCAGGCCTAAACTTATTATCCAGGATAACCCTCATGTGTTGGGCATACGAGACACAGACAGTGCCCAG GAATTTCAGAAACGCTTATCAAGTGCAAAACGCATAGTAGTTGTTGGAAATGGAGGAATTGCCTTGGAATTGGT gtatgAAGTGGAGGGCTGTGAGGTGATCTGGGCTGTAAAGGACAAGGCCATAGGAAACGCGTTCATTGATGCAGGAGCTGCTCAGTTCATTATCCCCTCGCTGGAGGCAGAGAAGCCAAAGAAAGCATTGCCCTGCAAGAGAACACGCTACACCACTGACAAAGACACAGCCCCTAATACAG GTTCTGAAGGGCCTGGTAGTGCCTTAGGCCCGGACTGGCATGAGAGCATCAGTCTAAGAGGAgcagagcag GTGTCCCACAGAGTCCATGTAGAATATGAGTGTGAAATTGAAAAAGTCTATTCTCAGCAAGAGTTCATGCAGTCCCCACTCTACACGCAGAAAACCAACTTGG GGGTGTGGCCAATTTATGCTCAGTTATCCAATGGGAAGACGTATGGCTGTGACTTCATCGTCAGTGCTACAGGCGTGGTcccaaacacagagccatttCTTCATGGCAACAAT TTTGACTTGGCTGAGGACCATGGTCTGAAGGTCGATGAGCACATGCAGACATCTGAACCAGATGTGTATGCAGCTGGGGATGTGTGCACTGCAGGCTGGGAGCCAAGCGCCTTCTGGCAGCAG ATGCGCTTGTGGACGCAGGCGCGGCAGATGGGCTGGTACGCCGCTCGCAGTATGGCGGCCGACATCCTGGGCGAGGCCATCGAGCTGGACTTCTGTTTCGAGCTCTTCTCCCACATCACCAAGTTCTTCAACTATAAG GTGGTGCTGCTTGGGAAGTTCAATGCACAGGGCTTGGGCCAGGACCATGAGCTGCTGGTACGCTGCACCAAAGGCCTTGAGTATGTGAAGGTTGTCTTGAGGGGGGGCCGCATGATGGGGGCAATCCTCATTGGAGAAACCGACCTGGAGGAGACCTTCGAAAACCTCATCCTCAACCAGATGGACTTGTCTCCGTATGGCCAGGAACTTCTCAACCCCAACATCGACATCGAGGACTACTTTGATTGA
- the LOC113580196 gene encoding protein mono-ADP-ribosyltransferase PARP11-like, producing MLSYDEEPMDTSDTPWYWFYKAECGMWHRIEDDPGKYLDSSYLDRYYLKNPQGVLEINTAAGDITIDFSGQTQTNLRTGQKQRITRSFSSCLDHSFRCTCAHEAPSLPSNWVTMDPKKPFLAVSLDLHSSEFKEVERYTKHHGLLQKHIKKIHRIQNVDLWEFYCRKKAQLMRIKGQSHIEEQRLFHGTSRDNVHSICKYNFECRLSDKRRHGCVYGKGTYFAKHASYADNYSVPDQQGFNKTQVMVLARVIVGEYKKGEDDFCKPDDDLKENLHDSCVDNPSHPTIYVIFDSNQIYPEYVLEY from the exons ATGCTGTCTTATGATGAGGAGCCCATGGACACTTCAGACACTCCCTGGTACTGGTTCTATAAAGCGGAGTGTGGCATGTGGCACAGAATTGAG GATGATCCAGGGAAATACTTGGACAGCTCATACCTGGACAGGTATTACTTAAAAAACCCTCAGGGAGTTTTAGAGATTAACACAGCAGCGGGGGACATCACGATTGATTTTTCAG GGCAAACGCAGACCAACTTAAGGACAGGGCAGAAGCAACGGATAACACGCTCCTTTTCAAGCTGTTTGGACCACAGTTTCCG ATGTACATGTGCACACGAGGCTCCATCTCTGCCTTCTAACTGGGTGACCATGGACCCCAAGAAACCTTTTCTG GCTGTTTCTCTGGACTTGCACAGCAGCGAGTTCAAGGAAGTGGAGAGATATACCAAACACCATGGCTTACTGcagaaacacattaaaaaaatacacagaatacagaatgtGGATCTCTGGGAGTTTTACTGCAG GAAAAAAGCCCAGCTGATGAGGATCAAAGGTCAATCACACATTGAAGAACAAAGGCTCTTCCATGGCACAAGTAGAGACAATGTGCATAGTATTTgcaaatacaattttgaatgcAGACTGTCTGATAAGAGGAGGCACGGTTGTGTTTATGGCAAAG GTACATACTTTGCAAAACATGCATCCTATGCTGACAATTATAGTGTACCTGACCAGCAAGGGTTTAATAAAACACAAGTAATGGTCCTCGCACGTGTGATTGTTGGGGAATATAAAAAAGGAGAGGATGACTTCTGTAAACCTGATGATGACCTAAAGGAAAACCTACATGACAGCTGTGTGGACAATCCATCACATCCTACAATTTATGTTATTTTTGACTCCAACCAGATATATCCAGAGTATGTGCTTGAGTACTGA
- the LOC113580190 gene encoding solute carrier organic anion transporter family member 1C1-like encodes MTLEARPEGFSEPAPLDKTACDPKASCVVTCCSPSLKMFIGVLAFSFLSKSLSGSYTKSTITQIERRFEISSSVVGTIDGSFEMGNLLVITFVSYFGAKFHRPRIIGAGLLLMGMGTLLMALPHFLMGRYNYETVASYSKDADNFTVTSPCSSTSQNVMQQHLPGCREGEENGSPTWILVMFGNVIRGIGEATVGPLGVSFIDDFARPENSAFYIGCLHTIAVIGPLLGYSLGSICANIYVDFGFVNLDNVAITPQDSRWVGAWWLGFIVAGILSLLSAVPFWFLPRALPEAGQAVGPGAHSQQLHHSCTEEGPVSFSEVAKDFVPSLKRLLSNRIYILYLISHVAIFNAFVIIVTYTPKYVEQHFGQSASRANVLLGVTTIPATCVGIFLSGLIMKRFKLGMLGAARLGLLTSVAGFLCSMPYFALSCPNTDMAGITVPYQGPVHMREVEGGVLSSCNTECGCPMNQWDPVCGQNGVSYVSACYAGCNSTHGLGRNMTFHGCRCVQTWGMSDGNSSAVLGQCPRHSSCSRMFYVYLVLQALSFFFYCLGSVCTFIICLRSVQPELKSLSTGVFMLVLRVLGGIPAPIYFGALIDSTCLKWGTRRCGGRGACRMYDTQTFRFLFLGLISCLRLCGYAVFWLMVVSIKAKVQREQRATAEVELEKGVGAAVEAGALLKDSLATEKCGALKPVTESV; translated from the exons ATGACTTTGGAGGCCAGGCCAGAGGGCTTCAGTGAGCCTGCTCCATTGGACAAAACGGCTTGTGACCCCAAAGCCAGCTGCGTAGTCACGTGCTGTTCACCCAGTCTAAAG ATGTTCATCGGTGTTCTTGCCTTCTCCTTTTTGTCGAAATCCCTGAGTGGAAGTTACACCAAAAGCACCATCACTCAGATCGAGAGGCGGTTTGAGATCTCTAGCTCTGTTGTCGGCACCATCGATGGCAGCTTTGAAATGG GTAACCTGCTGGTGATCACCTTCGTGAGCTACTTCGGCGCGAAGTTCCACCGGCCCAGGATCATCGGAGCGGGCCTGCTCCTGATGGGCATGGGTACTTTGCTCATGGCTCTGCCTCACTTCCTCATGGGCCG ATATAACTATGAGACAGTTGCCTCTTATTCTAAAGATGCTGACAATTTCACAGTGACTTCCCCATGCTCGTCTACCAGTCAAAATGTTATGCAACAGCATCTTCCTG GGTGTCGGGAGGGTGAGGAAAACGGCTCTCCTACGTGGATTCTTGTCATGTTCGGCAACGTCATCCGTGGGATAGGAGAAGCCACAGTTGGCCCTCTCGGTGTGTCCTTCATCGATGACTTTGCCAGACCAGAGAACTCTGCTTTCTACATTG GATGCCTCCACACCATTGCAGTGATCGGGCCGCTGCTTGGCTACTCACTTGGCTCTATTTGCGCAAATATCTATGTGGACTTTGGTTTTGTGAACCTTG ATAATGTGGCCATCACTCCTCAGGACTCCCGCTGGGTAGGTGCCTGGTGGTTGGGCTTCATAGTAGCTGGCATTCTTTCGCTGCTCTCTGCAGTGCCTTTCTGGTTCCTGCCTAGAGCCTTACCTGAAGCTGGCCAGGCGGTGGGGCCAGGGGCCCACTCGCAGCAGCTGCATCACTCCTGTACGGAGGAAGGCCCGGTCAGCTTTTCGGAGGTAGCAAAGG ATTTTGTGCCATCACTGAAGCGGCTGCTGTCCAATAGGATCTACATCCTCTATTTGATCTCCCATGTTGCCATATTCAATGCGTTTGTCATTATTGTCACGTATACACCAAAGTACGTTGAACAGCACTTCGGACAAAGTGCATCCAGGGCCAATGTCCTTTTAG GGGTGACCACCATTCCTGCCACATGTGTGGGCATCTTCCTGAGTGGCTTGATCATGAAGCGGTTCAAGCTGGGCATGCTGGGTGCTGCCAGGCTGGGCTTGCTCACCTCTGTCGCTGGCTTTCTCTGCAGCATGCCATACTTCGCCCTCAGCTGCCCCAACACCGACATGGCTGGCATCACCGTGCCTTACCAAGG ACCTGTGCACatgagggaggtggagggtggtgtGCTGTCCTCCTGCAATACAGAGTGTGGCTGTCCCATGAACCAATGGGACCCCGTGTGTGGCCAGAATGGGGTGTCCTATGTTTCGGCCTGCTACGCTGGCTGCAATTCCACCCATGGGTTGGGCAGGAACATG ACCTTCCATggttgcaggtgtgtgcagaccTGGGGAATGAGTGATGGCAACTCCTCGGCAGTGCTGGGCCAGTGCCCGCGACACAGCAGCTGCTCCAGAATGTTTTACGTCTACCTGGTGCTGCAAGCGCTCAGCTTCTTCTTCTACTGCCTGGGCAGCGTGTGCACCTTCATCATTTGCCTGAG GAGTGTACAGCCAGAGCTGAAGTCCCTGTCCACAGGTGTATTTATGCTGGTACTCAGAGTCTTGG GAGGGATTCCTGCCCCCATCTATTTCGGGGCTCTGATCGATTCCACCTGCCTTAAATGGGGAACTCGGCGGTGCGGAGGAAGAGGGGCATGTAGGATGTACGACACGCAGACCTTCCG GTTCCTGTTCCTGGGTTTGATCAGCTGCCTGCGGCTGTGTGGCTACGCCGTCTTCTGGCTGATGGTTGTCAGCATAAAGGCAAAGGTACAGCGAGAGCAGCGTGCCACCGCTGAGGTGGAACTTGAGAAGGGCGTGGGGGCCGCCGTGGAGGCTGGCGCCCTGCTCAAAGACAGCTTGGCCACGGAGAAATGTGGCGCTCTGAAGCCGGTGACGGAGTCGGTGTGA
- the pyroxd1 gene encoding pyridine nucleotide-disulfide oxidoreductase domain-containing protein 1 isoform X1 codes for MATASQSEVQFRFVVAGGGIAGVTCAQQLASQFPSLDIVLLTAAPMVKTVSNFRQVSKTLEDFEVEEQPSSVLEEKYPNLKVIQSAVTVLHAKQHTLLTENGQVFHYEKLCVCTGARPKLIIQDNPHVLGIRDTDSAQEFQKRLSSAKRIVVVGNGGIALELVYEVEGCEVIWAVKDKAIGNAFIDAGAAQFIIPSLEAEKPKKALPCKRTRYTTDKDTAPNTAGSEGPGSALGPDWHESISLRGAEQVSHRVHVEYECEIEKVYSQQEFMQSPLYTQKTNLGVWPIYAQLSNGKTYGCDFIVSATGVVPNTEPFLHGNNFDLAEDHGLKVDEHMQTSEPDVYAAGDVCTAGWEPSAFWQQMRLWTQARQMGWYAARSMAADILGEAIELDFCFELFSHITKFFNYKVVLLGKFNAQGLGQDHELLVRCTKGLEYVKVVLRGGRMMGAILIGETDLEETFENLILNQMDLSPYGQELLNPNIDIEDYFD; via the exons ATGGCGACCGCCTCACAGTCAGAGGTGCAGTTCAGATTTGTGGTAGCAGGTGGAGGAATCGCTGGAGTTACCTGCGCACAACAG CTGGCGTCCCAGTTTCCATCTCTGGACATTGTCCTTCTCACAGCTGCTCCGATGGTGAAGACCGTGTCGAATTTCAGAcag GTGTCTAAAACCTTGGAGGACTTTGAAGTTGAAGAGCAACCATCCAGTGTTTTAGAGGAGAAGTATCCGAACCTGAAAGTTATTCAGTCTGCTGTCACAGTCCTCCACGCCAAGCAACAC ACACTCCTGACTGAGAATGGACAGGTATTCCATTATGAgaagctgtgtgtctgtactgggGCCAGGCCTAAACTTATTATCCAGGATAACCCTCATGTGTTGGGCATACGAGACACAGACAGTGCCCAG GAATTTCAGAAACGCTTATCAAGTGCAAAACGCATAGTAGTTGTTGGAAATGGAGGAATTGCCTTGGAATTGGT gtatgAAGTGGAGGGCTGTGAGGTGATCTGGGCTGTAAAGGACAAGGCCATAGGAAACGCGTTCATTGATGCAGGAGCTGCTCAGTTCATTATCCCCTCGCTGGAGGCAGAGAAGCCAAAGAAAGCATTGCCCTGCAAGAGAACACGCTACACCACTGACAAAGACACAGCCCCTAATACAG CAGGTTCTGAAGGGCCTGGTAGTGCCTTAGGCCCGGACTGGCATGAGAGCATCAGTCTAAGAGGAgcagagcag GTGTCCCACAGAGTCCATGTAGAATATGAGTGTGAAATTGAAAAAGTCTATTCTCAGCAAGAGTTCATGCAGTCCCCACTCTACACGCAGAAAACCAACTTGG GGGTGTGGCCAATTTATGCTCAGTTATCCAATGGGAAGACGTATGGCTGTGACTTCATCGTCAGTGCTACAGGCGTGGTcccaaacacagagccatttCTTCATGGCAACAAT TTTGACTTGGCTGAGGACCATGGTCTGAAGGTCGATGAGCACATGCAGACATCTGAACCAGATGTGTATGCAGCTGGGGATGTGTGCACTGCAGGCTGGGAGCCAAGCGCCTTCTGGCAGCAG ATGCGCTTGTGGACGCAGGCGCGGCAGATGGGCTGGTACGCCGCTCGCAGTATGGCGGCCGACATCCTGGGCGAGGCCATCGAGCTGGACTTCTGTTTCGAGCTCTTCTCCCACATCACCAAGTTCTTCAACTATAAG GTGGTGCTGCTTGGGAAGTTCAATGCACAGGGCTTGGGCCAGGACCATGAGCTGCTGGTACGCTGCACCAAAGGCCTTGAGTATGTGAAGGTTGTCTTGAGGGGGGGCCGCATGATGGGGGCAATCCTCATTGGAGAAACCGACCTGGAGGAGACCTTCGAAAACCTCATCCTCAACCAGATGGACTTGTCTCCGTATGGCCAGGAACTTCTCAACCCCAACATCGACATCGAGGACTACTTTGATTGA